From one Coffea eugenioides isolate CCC68of chromosome 11, Ceug_1.0, whole genome shotgun sequence genomic stretch:
- the LOC113754442 gene encoding calcium/calmodulin-regulated receptor-like kinase 2: MVHKADLVIIGISVGLAFGVLIASLVFFGVCWYKRRANFRRCANERSVATLPIRTNGVGTSIDNSASLSTSVVVKESEHNSKNLQHSWWNHHSKDRFASPSGIPTYSYKDIQRATQNFTTILGQGSFGPVYKAVMPAGEVVAVKVLASNSKQGEKEFHTEVSVLARLHHRNLVNLVGYCVDKGQRILVYEFMSNGSLANLLYNEGGQALSWEERLQIALDISHGIEYLHDGAVPPVIHRDLKSANILLDHSMRAKVADFGLSKEEVFDGRNSGLKGTYGYIDPVYIATNKFTMKSDIYSFGVILFELITAIHPHQNLMEYVNLAAMSPDGVDEILDKKIIGTCNPDDARSLASIAHKCLRKSPRKRPSIGEVSQAILRIKQRRLVKEDTMSFAGEEFSRMASHIEQQQLELTNMGTFK; the protein is encoded by the exons ATGGTTCACAAAGCTGATTTAGTTATCATTGGAATATCAGTTGGTCTTGCTTTTGGTGTTCTTATTGCATCTCTGGTGTTTTTTGGTGTTTGCTGGTACAAAAGACGTGCTAATTTTCGGCGTTGTGCAAATGAGCGCTCTGTAGCTACTCTTCCTATCCGTACAAATGGAGTTGGGACAAGCATTGACAATAGTGCATCTCTCTCAACTTCTGTAGTCGTTAAGGAATCGGAGcataattcaaaaaatttgcAGCATTCTTGGTGGAATCACCACAGTAAAGATAGATTTGCTTCTCCATCTGGCATACCAACATACTCTTACAA GGACATCCAAAGAGCAACACAGAACTTCACTACTATCCTGGGCCAAGGATCATTTGGTCCAGTCTATAAAGCTGTAATGCCTGCAGGTGAAGTGGTTGCTGTGAAGGTTCTTGCTTCCAATTCCAAACAAGGGGAAAAGGAGTTCCATACAGAG GTTTCTGTTCTGGCTAGGCTGCACCACCGAAATTTGGTTAATTTGGTCGGATATTGTGTGGATAAAGGACAACGCATTCTAGTTTACGAATTCATGAGTAATGGAAGCTTGGCCAACCTTCTATACA ATGAAGGTGGACAAGCTTTGAGTTGGGAAGAAAGGCTGCAAATTGCACTTGACATATCACATGGGATTGAATATCTTCATGATGGG GCGGTTCCACCCGTGATACATCGAGACCTAAAATCTGCTAATATATTGTTGGATCATTCAATGAGAGCTAAG GTTGCTGATTTTGGGTTATCGAAGGAAGAGGTTTTTGATGGTCGTAATTCAGGCCTTAAAGGTACATATGGGTACATAGATCCCGTGTACATAGCCACAAACAAGTTCACAATGAAGAGTGACATCTACAGTTTTGGAGTTATCCTTTTTGAACTAATCACAGCTATTCACCCGCACCAGAATCTAATGGAATACGTGAATCTA GCTGCCATGAGTCCTGATGGAGTGGATGAAATACTTGACAAGAAAATCATCGGAACGTGTAACCCCGACGATGCAAGGAGTTTAGCTAGTATCGCTCATAAGTGCCTGCGCAAGTCACCCAGAAAACGCCCCTCAATTGGAGAGGTTTCACAGGCAATTTTGAGGATAAAGCAGAGACGTTTGGTTAAAGAAGACACCATGTCTTTTGCAGGAGAAGAGTTTTCAAGAATGGCGAGTCATATCGAACAGCAGCAATTGGAGTTGACAAATATGGgcacttttaagtga
- the LOC113754183 gene encoding transcription factor BIM2 isoform X2: MVRTSKSRQEDDDFDDEEFASSTPENSSQKVKVEGKGNDQKVNALRSKHSETEQRRRSKINERFQILRDIIPENDQKRDKASFLLEVIQYIQFLQERIQMYEETYQGWNQEPSKLIPWRSNSGLVENFVDQPLLMRNGSGHEDNIIVSPTLLSNAQTAMDSELNGAPPCTPTDHPQQSGNEENSSNLLVQPNLFHVGSTEPPQGSFPDPEHLATHSPSEYWQGKLSASECAVPSYETSQREQLHPDSGEASISNVYSQGLLNTLKHALQSSGVDLSQVNISVQLDVGKRTNEGTATTVIREGGCTSCRGSIDS, encoded by the exons ATGGTGAGAACCTCGAAGAGCCGTCAGGAAGACGACGATTTTGACGATGAAGAATTCGCTTCCTCTACTCCTGAAAATTCCTCTCAAAAAG TGAAAGTGGAGGGAAAGGGTAATGATCAGAAGGTCAATGCTCTGCGGTCGAAGCATTCCGAGACAGAACAGCGGCGGAGAAGCAAAATTAACGAGAG ATTCCAAATTTTAAGAGATATCATCCCTGAAAATGATCAGAAGCGGGATAAAGCTTCATTCTTGCTGGAG GTTATACAGTATATCCAGTTCTTACAGGAGAGGATACAGATGTACGAAGAAACATACCAAGGTTGGAATCAGGAGCCATCAAAGTTGATACCTTGG AGAAGCAATTCTGGGCTAGTTGAGAATTTTGTTGATCAACCACTGCTCATGAGGAATGGTTCTGGTCACGAAGACAACATCATTGTCTCTCCAACTTTGCTTTCTAATGCCCAGACGGCAATGGATTCTGAGTTGAATGGTGCTCCTCCATGCACTCCTACAGATCATCCCCAACAGTcaggaaatgaagaaaattcttcaaatttgCTAGTGCAGCCAAATTTGTTTCATGTTGGGTCTACCGAACCTCCTCAGGGATCTTTTCCTGACCCTGAACATTTGGCTACTCACTCCCCTTCCGAATACTGGCAAGGCAAATTGAGTGCATCCGAATGCGCTGTTCCAAGCTACGAAACTAGCCAGCGAGAACAGCTGCACCCGGATAGTGGAGAAGCTAGTATCTCAAATGTTTACTCTCAAGG gttgttgAATACCCTTAAGCATGCACTCCAATCCTCTGGGGTGGATTTGTCCCAGGTCAACATCTCAGTGCAACTTGATGTGGGTAAAAGAACCAATGAAGGAACTGCTACTACAGTCATTAGAGAG GGTGGTTGTACTAGCTGCAGAGGTAGCATTGACAGTTAA
- the LOC113754183 gene encoding transcription factor BIM2 isoform X3: MVRTSKSRQEDDDFDDEEFASSTPENSSQKVKVEGKGNDQKVNALRSKHSETEQRRRSKINERFQILRDIIPENDQKRDKASFLLEVIQYIQFLQERIQMYEETYQGWNQEPSKLIPWRSNSGLVENFVDQPLLMRNGSGHEDNIIVSPTLLSNAQTAMDSELNGAPPCTPTDHPQQSGNEENSSNLLVQPNLFHVGSTEPPQGSFPDPEHLATHSPSEYWQGKLSASECAVPSYETSQREQLHPDSGEASISNVYSQGLLNTLKHALQSSGVDLSQVNISVQLDVGKRTNEGTATTVIRENEIFRYNFFAS, encoded by the exons ATGGTGAGAACCTCGAAGAGCCGTCAGGAAGACGACGATTTTGACGATGAAGAATTCGCTTCCTCTACTCCTGAAAATTCCTCTCAAAAAG TGAAAGTGGAGGGAAAGGGTAATGATCAGAAGGTCAATGCTCTGCGGTCGAAGCATTCCGAGACAGAACAGCGGCGGAGAAGCAAAATTAACGAGAG ATTCCAAATTTTAAGAGATATCATCCCTGAAAATGATCAGAAGCGGGATAAAGCTTCATTCTTGCTGGAG GTTATACAGTATATCCAGTTCTTACAGGAGAGGATACAGATGTACGAAGAAACATACCAAGGTTGGAATCAGGAGCCATCAAAGTTGATACCTTGG AGAAGCAATTCTGGGCTAGTTGAGAATTTTGTTGATCAACCACTGCTCATGAGGAATGGTTCTGGTCACGAAGACAACATCATTGTCTCTCCAACTTTGCTTTCTAATGCCCAGACGGCAATGGATTCTGAGTTGAATGGTGCTCCTCCATGCACTCCTACAGATCATCCCCAACAGTcaggaaatgaagaaaattcttcaaatttgCTAGTGCAGCCAAATTTGTTTCATGTTGGGTCTACCGAACCTCCTCAGGGATCTTTTCCTGACCCTGAACATTTGGCTACTCACTCCCCTTCCGAATACTGGCAAGGCAAATTGAGTGCATCCGAATGCGCTGTTCCAAGCTACGAAACTAGCCAGCGAGAACAGCTGCACCCGGATAGTGGAGAAGCTAGTATCTCAAATGTTTACTCTCAAGG gttgttgAATACCCTTAAGCATGCACTCCAATCCTCTGGGGTGGATTTGTCCCAGGTCAACATCTCAGTGCAACTTGATGTGGGTAAAAGAACCAATGAAGGAACTGCTACTACAGTCATTAGAGAG AATGAGATTTTTAGGTACAACTTCTTTGCGTCTTAG
- the LOC113754184 gene encoding O-fucosyltransferase 34-like, with protein sequence MRWWILRAITTLLLCSCVVQLMPVGNSWGPRLLNSWPSCSYPPADRYPQVEISNLHSQVTPKRFYRNNGYLMVSCNGGLNQMRAAICDMVALARCLNVTLIVPELDKSSFWAGPSDFQDIFDVDHFITSLRNEVRILKELPPRLKRRVEVGKFYELPPISWSNISYYHEQILPLFRKYKVVHFNRTDARLANNGLPLEIQKLRCRVNFISLRFTPRIEELSGKIVRILRQNGRFLALHLRYEMDMLAFSGCAQGCNDDEVKQLTRMRYEYPWWKEKVIDSDMKRKQGLCPLTPEETALVLRALGLDHNVRIYIAAGATYGGQRRLRSLEAAVPSLVQKQTLLNSSDMRFIQNHSSQMAAVDYLVSLESDIFAPTYDGNMAKVVEGHRRYLGYRTTILFDRKVLVGLIDQYNHGAVSWDEFSSFVRQAHWTRMGRSKKRVVIADRPKEEDYFYSNPHECLSAAYESSIR encoded by the exons ATGAGGTGGTGGATTCTGAGGGCAATCACGACATTATTGCTTTGCTCATGTGTTGTTCAGTTGATGCCGGTAGGGAATTCTTGGGGGCCTAGGTTGTTGAATAGCTGGCCGTCCTGCTCTTACCCTCCTGCTGATAGGTATCCCCAGGTGGAAATTAGCAATCTGCATTCACAAGTGACTCCAAAGC GATTCTACAGGAACAACGGTTATCTAATGGTTTCTTGCAACGGGGGACTCAATCAAATGCGAGCAGCA ATATGCGACATGGTAGCTCTTGCCAGATGCCTAAACGTCACTCTTATTGTCCCCGAATTGGACAAGAGTTCTTTTTGGGCTGGTCCAAG TGATTTCCAGGACATATTTGATGTTGATCATTTCATCACATCCTTGAGGAATGAGGTCCGAATATTGAAAGAGCTGCCACCAAGGCTTAAACGAAGAGTTGAGGTGGGCAAGTTCTATGAGTTGCCACCCATAAGCTGGTCCAACATATCCTATTACCATGAGCAG ATTCTTCCACTTTTTAGAAAGTATAAAGTTGTGCACTTTAACAGAACTGATGCCCGCCTCGCGAACAATGGCCTACCACTGGAAATTCAGAAGCTGCGTTGCAGGGTAAACTTTATCTCTCTCAGGTTTACTCCAAGAATAGAGGAATTGAGTGGAAAAATTGTCCGCATCCTGAGGCAAAACGGGCGTTTCCTGGCACTCCACCTCAGGTATGAAATGGACATGTTAGCTTTCTCTGGTTGCGCACAAGGCTGCAATGATGATGAGGTGAAGCAGCTTACAAGAATGAG ATACGAATATCCCTGGTGGAAGGAGAAGGTCATAGATTCTGATATGAAGCGGAAACAAGGTTTGTGCCCTCTGACACCTGAAGAAACAGCTCTTGTATTGCGTGCACTTGGCCTCGACCACAATGTTCGAATATATATAGCTGCTGGAGCAACATATGGTGGGCAAAGGAGATTGAGAAGTTTGGAAGCTGCAGTCCCGAGTCTG GTCCAGAAGCAGACACTGCTCAACTCTTCGGACATGAGGTTTATTCAAAATCATTCATCGCAGATGGCAGCAGTGGACTATCTCGTATCCTTGGAAAGCGACATATTTGCACCAACATACGATGGAAACATGGCTAAAGTTGTCGAAGGACATCGCAG GTACTTGGGGTACAGAACAACAATACTGTTCGACAGAAAAGTTTTAGTTGGTCTGATAGATCAGTACAATCATGGGGCTGTGAGCTGGGATGAGTTTTCCTCATTCGTCAGGCAGGCTCATTGGACCCGCATGGGGCGATCAAAGAAGCGAGTTGTCATTGCAGACAGGCCAAAGGAAGAAGATTACTTCTACTCCAACCCGCACGAGTGTCTGTCTGCAGCCTATGAATCAAGCATTCGGTAG
- the LOC113754183 gene encoding transcription factor BIM2 isoform X1, which translates to MVRTSKSRQEDDDFDDEEFASSTPENSSQKVKVEGKGNDQKVNALRSKHSETEQRRRSKINERFQILRDIIPENDQKRDKASFLLEVIQYIQFLQERIQMYEETYQGWNQEPSKLIPWRSNSGLVENFVDQPLLMRNGSGHEDNIIVSPTLLSNAQTAMDSELNGAPPCTPTDHPQQSGNEENSSNLLVQPNLFHVGSTEPPQGSFPDPEHLATHSPSEYWQGKLSASECAVPSYETSQREQLHPDSGEASISNVYSQGLLNTLKHALQSSGVDLSQVNISVQLDVGKRTNEGTATTVIRENEIFRVVVLAAEVALTVKIVLINS; encoded by the exons ATGGTGAGAACCTCGAAGAGCCGTCAGGAAGACGACGATTTTGACGATGAAGAATTCGCTTCCTCTACTCCTGAAAATTCCTCTCAAAAAG TGAAAGTGGAGGGAAAGGGTAATGATCAGAAGGTCAATGCTCTGCGGTCGAAGCATTCCGAGACAGAACAGCGGCGGAGAAGCAAAATTAACGAGAG ATTCCAAATTTTAAGAGATATCATCCCTGAAAATGATCAGAAGCGGGATAAAGCTTCATTCTTGCTGGAG GTTATACAGTATATCCAGTTCTTACAGGAGAGGATACAGATGTACGAAGAAACATACCAAGGTTGGAATCAGGAGCCATCAAAGTTGATACCTTGG AGAAGCAATTCTGGGCTAGTTGAGAATTTTGTTGATCAACCACTGCTCATGAGGAATGGTTCTGGTCACGAAGACAACATCATTGTCTCTCCAACTTTGCTTTCTAATGCCCAGACGGCAATGGATTCTGAGTTGAATGGTGCTCCTCCATGCACTCCTACAGATCATCCCCAACAGTcaggaaatgaagaaaattcttcaaatttgCTAGTGCAGCCAAATTTGTTTCATGTTGGGTCTACCGAACCTCCTCAGGGATCTTTTCCTGACCCTGAACATTTGGCTACTCACTCCCCTTCCGAATACTGGCAAGGCAAATTGAGTGCATCCGAATGCGCTGTTCCAAGCTACGAAACTAGCCAGCGAGAACAGCTGCACCCGGATAGTGGAGAAGCTAGTATCTCAAATGTTTACTCTCAAGG gttgttgAATACCCTTAAGCATGCACTCCAATCCTCTGGGGTGGATTTGTCCCAGGTCAACATCTCAGTGCAACTTGATGTGGGTAAAAGAACCAATGAAGGAACTGCTACTACAGTCATTAGAGAG AATGAGATTTTTAG GGTGGTTGTACTAGCTGCAGAGGTAGCATTGACAGTTAAGATTGTGCTAATAAATAGCTGA
- the LOC113753429 gene encoding U3 small nucleolar ribonucleoprotein protein IMP3 produces MRKLKHHEKKLLKKVNFLEWKREGGHRENDVIRRYHLTNRDDYKKYSKLCRMVQKLVNILKQMDHTDPLRIEMTDALLEKLYNMGVIPSRKSLALCDRLSVSSFCRRRLSTVLVRLKFAEHLNEAVTYIEQGHIRVGPDTVTDGSFLVTRNMEDFVTWVDTSKIRRKVLEYNDKLDDYDAMN; encoded by the exons ATGAGAAAGCTCAAGCATCATGAGAAGAAACTCTTGAAGAAGGTCAATTTCTTGGAGTGGAAAAGAGAGGGAGGTCACCGAGAAAATGATGTCATACGTCGCTACCACCTCACCAACAGAGATGATTACAAGAA GTATTCAAAACTGTGTAGAATGGTACAGAAGCTAGTGAATATATTGAAACAGATGGACCATACTGACCCTCTTCGGATTGAGATGACTGATGCTCTCCTCGAAAAGCT GTATAACATGGGAGTGATACCATCCAGGAAGAGTTTGGCTTTGTGTGATCGGTTATCTGTTTCATCCTTTTGTCG GCGAAGGCTTTCTACAGTACTGGTGCGCCTGAAGTTTGCTGAACACTTGAACGAAGCTGTGACTTATATAGAGCAGGGGCATATTCGTGTGGGGCCGGACACAGTTACCGATGGTTCGTTTCTAGTTACAAGAAATATGGAAGACTTTGTTACTTGGGTAGATACATCTAAGATTAGGAGAAAAGTCTTGGAATATAATGACAAGTTGGATGATTATGATGCAATGAACTAG